Proteins found in one Parafrankia irregularis genomic segment:
- a CDS encoding nuclear transport factor 2 family protein — protein sequence MLLGDAPEAADDLYADDVVIEFPFARPGMPNRFEGRESFKAFTSTQSVALPVRFEGFRNVVIHDTADPEVIIVEYDLAGTVTTTGQRASQPFLLVLRVRGGRIVHLREYQNVLGMAAALGQLPALLASIRPESVNP from the coding sequence ATGCTGCTCGGGGATGCCCCTGAAGCGGCCGACGATCTGTATGCCGATGATGTGGTCATCGAGTTTCCGTTCGCCCGTCCGGGCATGCCAAACCGCTTCGAGGGGCGCGAGTCGTTCAAGGCCTTCACCTCGACGCAGAGCGTTGCGTTGCCGGTGCGTTTCGAGGGGTTCCGGAACGTGGTCATTCACGACACGGCCGACCCTGAGGTGATAATTGTGGAGTACGACCTGGCCGGGACAGTGACCACCACCGGCCAGCGGGCGTCACAGCCGTTTCTTCTCGTGCTCAGGGTCCGTGGCGGGCGGATTGTCCACCTTCGCGAATACCAGAATGTCCTCGGTATGGCCGCCGCGCTGGGGCAGCTCCCGGCCCTGTTGGCCAGTATTCGCCCCGAGTCGGTCAACCCCTAG
- a CDS encoding epoxide hydrolase family protein, producing MTIEPFRIDVPQSDLDDLHARLDRTRWPDELPGVGDEFGVALGRVRELADHWRHRYDWRAAEAELNSYPQFVTEIDGQRIHFLHVRSPRPDALGLVLTHGWPGSIVEFLDVIEPLSADFHVVVPSIPGWGFSGPTHERGWDVDRVARAWAELMRRLGYQRYGAHGGDWGSAISRALSAHDAEHVVGIHLNYLPTPAVPGDPDRTELTPQDQERLRQTEAYLRAQPGVRQINGTRPQTVAYAINDSPVGLLAWLLDVMTMWAAEDFPISDDRVLTNVTLFWLTGTGGTAPRLHRETSGPPSWRTVQPVGVLVLPEDITRSVRPYAERRLPITHWTEADRGGHFPGLEVPELLAADIRDFFLSL from the coding sequence ATGACGATCGAGCCTTTTCGGATCGACGTACCTCAGAGCGACCTCGACGACCTGCACGCCCGCCTCGACCGCACCCGCTGGCCCGACGAGCTGCCAGGCGTCGGCGACGAGTTCGGCGTGGCGCTGGGCAGGGTGCGGGAGCTGGCCGACCACTGGCGCCACCGGTACGACTGGCGTGCCGCGGAAGCCGAGCTGAACAGCTACCCGCAGTTCGTCACCGAGATCGATGGCCAGCGAATCCACTTCCTGCACGTGCGCAGCCCGCGGCCGGATGCGCTCGGCCTGGTGCTCACGCACGGCTGGCCCGGGTCGATCGTGGAGTTCCTCGACGTGATCGAGCCGCTGTCGGCCGACTTCCACGTGGTCGTCCCGTCGATTCCAGGCTGGGGCTTCTCCGGCCCCACCCACGAGCGCGGCTGGGATGTCGACCGGGTGGCGCGGGCCTGGGCCGAGCTGATGCGCCGGCTGGGATATCAGCGCTACGGCGCCCACGGTGGTGACTGGGGCTCGGCGATCTCCCGGGCGCTGTCTGCCCACGACGCCGAGCACGTCGTCGGTATTCACCTCAACTACCTGCCGACCCCGGCGGTTCCCGGCGACCCGGACCGTACCGAGCTCACCCCACAGGACCAGGAGCGGCTCAGGCAGACCGAGGCCTACCTGCGGGCCCAGCCCGGCGTCCGGCAGATCAACGGCACCCGGCCGCAGACAGTGGCCTACGCGATCAACGACTCGCCGGTCGGTCTGCTCGCCTGGCTGCTCGACGTGATGACGATGTGGGCGGCGGAGGATTTCCCGATCAGCGATGACCGGGTGCTCACCAACGTGACGCTGTTCTGGCTGACCGGCACCGGCGGCACCGCGCCGCGCCTGCACCGGGAAACCAGCGGCCCGCCGTCGTGGAGGACCGTCCAACCGGTGGGTGTCCTCGTCCTGCCCGAGGACATCACCCGCTCGGTCCGGCCGTACGCCGAGCGCCGGCTGCCGATCACCCACTGGACGGAGGCCGACCGCGGCGGTCACTTCCCCGGGCTCGAGGTGCCTGAACTGCTCGCGGCCGACATCCGGGACTTCTTCCTGAGCCTGTGA
- a CDS encoding winged helix-turn-helix transcriptional regulator: MSEHGNHCERLIVDCRLRAATELFAHTWDPVVLAALQSGACRRRELRAAIGGISDKVLTEALRRLCAHGLAERRAFAQAPPRVEYALTPLGRSLVEGPMRALAAWITEHGDQLLEAQEGTAELRPSGS; the protein is encoded by the coding sequence ATGAGCGAGCACGGGAACCACTGCGAGCGGCTGATCGTGGACTGCCGGCTGCGGGCCGCGACCGAGCTTTTCGCCCACACCTGGGACCCGGTCGTGCTGGCGGCGCTGCAGTCGGGCGCCTGCCGGCGCCGCGAGCTGCGCGCCGCGATCGGTGGGATCAGCGACAAGGTCCTGACCGAGGCGTTGCGTCGGCTGTGCGCGCACGGCCTGGCGGAGCGCCGCGCCTTCGCGCAGGCCCCGCCGCGGGTCGAATACGCGTTGACACCGCTGGGGCGCAGCCTCGTGGAAGGGCCTATGCGGGCGCTGGCGGCCTGGATAACCGAACACGGCGACCAGCTGCTGGAGGCTCAGGAAGGCACGGCCGAACTGCGACCCAGCGGAAGCTGA
- a CDS encoding TetR/AcrR family transcriptional regulator, whose translation MTTDSASSAHRDGRPASQGLRADARRNRARILEAAEAVFAEKGTSASTEEVARRAGVAIGTVFRHFPTKEALLGALVGDLVERLGTEVEALVAEGDPATSLFTFFTGMVEQAAAKKTVVDLLATSGIDLPVAKPVHALRQPIEALLTRAQQVGAVRADVRVPEVLALLTAVCQAALRGDWDQDLRTRTLTVVFDGLRPPGTR comes from the coding sequence ATGACCACAGACAGCGCATCGTCGGCCCATCGAGACGGCCGGCCGGCGAGTCAGGGCCTGCGTGCGGACGCCCGGCGTAACCGAGCACGCATCCTGGAGGCCGCTGAGGCCGTCTTCGCCGAGAAGGGCACCTCGGCGTCGACCGAGGAGGTGGCCCGACGGGCCGGGGTCGCCATCGGCACCGTCTTCCGGCACTTCCCGACCAAGGAAGCCCTGCTGGGGGCGCTCGTCGGCGATCTTGTGGAGCGGCTGGGAACCGAAGTCGAGGCCCTGGTCGCCGAAGGTGATCCCGCCACCAGTCTGTTCACCTTCTTCACGGGCATGGTCGAGCAGGCGGCGGCGAAGAAGACCGTCGTCGACCTCCTCGCCACCTCCGGCATCGATCTGCCGGTGGCCAAGCCCGTCCACGCGCTGCGGCAACCGATCGAGGCGCTCCTCACCCGCGCCCAGCAGGTCGGCGCCGTGCGGGCCGACGTCCGCGTACCGGAGGTGCTTGCGCTCCTCACCGCCGTCTGTCAGGCGGCCCTGCGCGGTGACTGGGACCAGGACCTGCGCACTCGAACGCTCACCGTCGTGTTCGACGGTCTGCGTCCACCCGGGACCCGATGA
- a CDS encoding ArsR/SmtB family transcription factor: MAQYSAELDGVFVALADPTRRGVIRRLGQGPTSVGDLAREFPMTLPSFMKHVRTLESNGLIHTVKSGRVRTCVLNRERLALVDDWLGEQRRLWEARTDRLERLVTEHLATEHLVAEQPVTEQPVTEQPVTERLIDDPEENR; the protein is encoded by the coding sequence ATGGCACAGTATTCGGCGGAGCTCGACGGCGTGTTCGTCGCCCTCGCCGACCCCACCCGGCGCGGCGTCATCCGGCGCCTCGGCCAGGGACCGACGAGCGTCGGCGACCTCGCCCGCGAGTTCCCGATGACCCTTCCCTCTTTCATGAAGCACGTACGCACGCTCGAGTCGAACGGCCTGATCCACACGGTCAAGTCGGGCCGGGTGCGCACCTGCGTGCTCAACCGCGAGCGCCTGGCGCTCGTCGACGACTGGCTCGGCGAGCAGCGCCGGCTCTGGGAGGCACGCACCGATCGCCTCGAACGCCTCGTCACAGAACACCTCGCCACAGAACACCTCGTCGCCGAACAGCCCGTCACCGAACAGCCCGTCACCGAACAGCCCGTCACCGAACGCCTCATCGACGACCCGGAGGAGAACCGATGA
- a CDS encoding MerR family transcriptional regulator, whose product MRIGELSQRSGASVRSLRHYEQHGLLVADRGANGYRHFPESAVEAVARIQALLGAGLSVATIRRVLPCTLDATPRIVPCAELSATLRRELARLDRQAAQLEHARGMISAMLTA is encoded by the coding sequence ATGCGGATCGGTGAGCTGTCACAGCGATCCGGCGCGAGCGTGCGCTCGCTGCGTCATTACGAGCAGCACGGCCTGCTCGTGGCCGACCGTGGCGCGAACGGTTACCGGCATTTCCCGGAGTCCGCGGTGGAGGCAGTTGCCCGGATCCAGGCGCTGCTCGGCGCCGGGCTATCGGTCGCGACGATCCGCCGGGTGCTTCCCTGCACCCTTGACGCGACGCCGAGGATCGTCCCGTGTGCCGAGCTGTCGGCGACACTGCGCCGCGAGCTGGCTCGGCTCGACAGGCAGGCCGCGCAACTCGAGCACGCCCGAGGCATGATCTCGGCGATGCTCACAGCCTGA
- a CDS encoding MarR family winged helix-turn-helix transcriptional regulator, whose protein sequence is MPEHDHHAPINPAAVPARLRSLTSRLLGRGALHAERISNAHLATAGATRWHYSALVTLRDSGPASQAALSERTGIHRSDMVAVLGGLADARYVERTPDPADRRRNIVTITPAGRDHLSTLDRLVDESQEELLAPLTSAERAELVRLLQQLDDHHSAR, encoded by the coding sequence ATGCCGGAGCACGACCACCACGCGCCGATCAACCCCGCCGCCGTCCCCGCGCGCCTGCGGTCGCTGACCAGCCGGCTCCTCGGCCGCGGCGCGCTGCACGCGGAGCGGATCTCGAACGCCCATCTCGCCACGGCCGGCGCGACCCGGTGGCACTACTCGGCGCTGGTCACGCTGCGCGACAGCGGCCCGGCGAGCCAGGCGGCACTGAGCGAACGCACCGGCATCCACCGCAGCGACATGGTCGCGGTGCTCGGCGGCCTGGCTGACGCCCGATACGTCGAACGGACCCCCGACCCCGCCGACCGCCGCCGCAACATCGTCACGATCACCCCCGCCGGACGCGACCACCTGAGCACCCTGGACCGACTCGTCGACGAGTCCCAGGAGGAGCTGCTCGCGCCACTCACCTCAGCCGAACGCGCGGAGCTTGTCCGCCTCCTGCAGCAGCTGGACGATCACCACTCGGCCCGCTGA
- a CDS encoding VOC family protein, which translates to MSVELNHTIVHARDKRESAEFLAQILGLAVGAEWGPFIPVSTSNGVTLDFATVPDGSITMQHYAFLVSDEEFDAAFARIQRAGITYYADPHMKQVGEINHHHGGRGLYFLDPSGHGMEIITRPYDFAS; encoded by the coding sequence ATGTCAGTCGAGCTGAACCACACCATCGTCCATGCGCGGGACAAGCGCGAGTCGGCGGAATTTCTCGCGCAGATCCTGGGGCTTGCGGTCGGAGCCGAATGGGGTCCGTTCATCCCGGTTTCCACCAGTAACGGCGTGACTCTCGATTTCGCCACCGTTCCCGACGGTTCCATCACCATGCAGCACTACGCCTTCCTCGTCTCGGACGAGGAGTTCGACGCAGCCTTCGCCCGGATCCAGCGGGCCGGTATCACCTACTATGCGGATCCGCATATGAAGCAGGTGGGTGAGATCAACCATCATCACGGTGGGCGCGGTCTGTACTTCCTCGATCCGTCCGGGCACGGCATGGAGATCATCACCCGCCCCTACGACTTCGCGTCCTGA
- a CDS encoding SRPBCC domain-containing protein encodes MNPDLDLTLERVIRAPRAAVWGAWTDPSRFEKWWLPAPTLCRVERLDVRPGGGLVTLLSDDGVEFVPHMDATFLVVDELERIVFTNAIDSAWRPTSPAPVAMTAEIILADHPDGTTYRAVVRHGDPAARARHEELGFFDGWGSVTKQLAEVAEGPLSR; translated from the coding sequence ATGAATCCCGACCTGGACCTCACCCTGGAGCGGGTCATCCGCGCCCCCCGGGCCGCCGTGTGGGGCGCGTGGACGGACCCGTCCCGCTTCGAGAAGTGGTGGCTACCCGCGCCGACCCTGTGCCGGGTCGAGCGTCTGGACGTCCGGCCCGGCGGTGGGCTCGTGACCCTGCTCAGCGACGACGGGGTCGAGTTCGTCCCGCATATGGACGCGACCTTCCTCGTCGTCGACGAGCTCGAGCGCATCGTCTTCACGAACGCGATCGACAGCGCCTGGCGGCCCACAAGCCCCGCTCCGGTCGCCATGACCGCGGAGATCATCCTGGCGGACCATCCAGACGGCACGACCTACCGGGCTGTCGTCCGCCACGGCGACCCGGCCGCCCGAGCCCGTCACGAGGAGCTCGGTTTCTTCGACGGCTGGGGCAGCGTGACCAAGCAGCTCGCCGAGGTCGCCGAAGGTCCGCTGTCCCGCTAG
- a CDS encoding RNA polymerase sigma factor has product MNEQLLRELVPAVIGVLVRRGADFASAEDAVQEALIRALGTWPDDPPRDPLAWLVTVAWRRFLDAARAEASRRGRELVVDAEPPAGPVAAEDDTLRLFFLCAHPTLPPASAVALTLRAVGGLTTRQIAAAYLIPESTMAQRISRAKRRIAGLPLNRPGDLATVLRVLYLVFNEGYSGDVDLAAEAIRLTRQLAALTVSRTPTPTPTPTPTPGSGPGPARTRAADPEVAGLLALMLLHHARRASRTGPGGRLVPLAEQDRSRWDTGLIAEGVRILQAALAGDQLGEYQAQAAIAALHADAPSTAETDWVQIVEWYDELLRLTASPVVRLNRAVALGEADGPRAGLAALADVRPDLPRYAAVTAYLHERAGDLASAAELYAEASRTAVSVPERDHLIREAARVRQQLRR; this is encoded by the coding sequence GTGAACGAGCAGCTGCTGCGGGAGCTCGTGCCCGCGGTGATCGGTGTCCTCGTCCGGCGCGGAGCGGACTTCGCGTCGGCCGAGGACGCCGTGCAGGAGGCCCTGATCCGGGCGCTCGGAACCTGGCCGGACGATCCGCCGCGCGATCCGTTGGCCTGGCTGGTCACGGTCGCCTGGCGCAGGTTCCTCGACGCGGCCCGCGCCGAGGCGTCGCGGCGAGGCCGCGAGCTTGTCGTCGACGCCGAACCACCCGCCGGCCCGGTGGCCGCCGAGGACGACACGCTGCGGCTCTTCTTCCTGTGCGCGCACCCCACCCTGCCGCCCGCCTCGGCCGTCGCCCTGACGCTGCGCGCGGTCGGTGGCCTGACCACCCGGCAGATCGCGGCGGCATACCTCATCCCGGAATCGACCATGGCGCAGCGGATCAGCCGGGCCAAGCGGCGGATCGCCGGGCTGCCGCTCAACCGGCCCGGCGATCTCGCCACCGTGCTGCGGGTGCTCTACCTGGTCTTCAACGAGGGATACAGCGGCGATGTGGACCTCGCGGCCGAGGCGATCCGGCTGACCCGCCAGCTCGCCGCCCTGACCGTGAGCCGGACCCCGACCCCGACCCCGACCCCGACCCCGACCCCGGGCTCGGGCCCGGGCCCGGCCCGGACCCGGGCGGCCGATCCCGAGGTCGCGGGGCTGCTCGCGCTGATGTTGCTGCACCACGCGCGCCGGGCGTCGCGCACCGGCCCAGGAGGCCGCCTGGTGCCGCTCGCCGAACAGGACCGGTCGCGCTGGGACACCGGCCTGATCGCCGAGGGGGTGCGGATCCTGCAGGCCGCGCTGGCCGGCGACCAGCTGGGTGAGTACCAGGCGCAGGCCGCGATCGCCGCCCTGCACGCGGACGCGCCCAGCACCGCCGAGACGGACTGGGTGCAGATCGTCGAGTGGTACGACGAACTGCTGCGCCTCACCGCCAGCCCGGTGGTGCGGCTCAACCGCGCGGTGGCACTCGGCGAGGCCGACGGGCCGCGGGCCGGGCTGGCGGCGCTGGCCGACGTGCGCCCGGACCTGCCCCGCTACGCCGCGGTGACGGCCTACCTGCACGAACGGGCCGGCGACCTCGCCAGCGCCGCCGAGCTGTACGCCGAGGCGTCCCGCACCGCCGTCAGCGTGCCGGAGCGTGACCATCTCATCCGCGAGGCCGCCCGGGTACGGCAACAGCTGCGGCGGTGA
- a CDS encoding NADPH-dependent F420 reductase, which produces MRIGILGTGGLAEGLGRGWVQAGHELVIGGRSRAKADALAERLGGPTRAGTPREAATGRDAVLLAVLWEGVEDVLRSAGAADGQLAGTPLIDPTNAVEHGVGVLLPAHPGGAAGQIAAAAPGAHVVKAFHLFPADQWTRARGNGGGDDSGGAPGPTVAICGDDETALRITSDLVRDVGGVPAVLGPLSRARQLEEVAGFVIGLAFAGVDPASAIPHVPSGAVAA; this is translated from the coding sequence ATGCGAATCGGGATTCTGGGGACGGGCGGTCTGGCCGAGGGCCTGGGGCGAGGCTGGGTCCAGGCCGGGCACGAGCTGGTGATCGGCGGTCGGTCCCGTGCGAAGGCGGACGCACTCGCCGAGCGCCTGGGCGGGCCGACCCGGGCGGGCACCCCGCGGGAGGCCGCCACGGGACGTGACGCTGTGCTGCTCGCCGTGCTGTGGGAGGGCGTCGAGGACGTCCTGCGCAGCGCCGGCGCCGCCGACGGCCAGCTTGCGGGAACTCCGCTGATCGACCCGACCAACGCGGTGGAGCACGGCGTCGGTGTCCTGCTTCCCGCACACCCTGGCGGCGCGGCCGGCCAGATCGCCGCGGCGGCCCCCGGAGCGCACGTCGTGAAGGCGTTCCATCTCTTCCCGGCCGACCAGTGGACGCGCGCTCGCGGCAACGGCGGCGGCGACGACAGCGGCGGCGCCCCGGGGCCGACGGTGGCGATATGCGGCGACGACGAGACGGCGCTGCGGATCACCAGCGATCTCGTCCGGGATGTCGGTGGCGTGCCGGCGGTGCTGGGGCCGCTCAGCCGGGCGCGTCAGCTCGAGGAGGTCGCCGGTTTCGTCATCGGGCTGGCGTTCGCGGGTGTTGATCCGGCTTCGGCCATCCCACACGTCCCGTCGGGTGCCGTGGCCGCCTGA
- a CDS encoding YciI family protein translates to MKYLLLKHYRGGPAPTWDWAPMDQWTPQEVDAHIQYMRDFADRLKDSGEFVGEAALAPEGTFVRYDGEGRPPVTDGPFAETKDLIAGWMIIDVDSGDRALQLAGELSAAPGPGGKPIHEWLEVRPFLTEPPKTVTE, encoded by the coding sequence GTGAAGTACCTGCTGCTCAAGCACTACCGTGGCGGCCCGGCCCCCACCTGGGACTGGGCACCGATGGACCAGTGGACGCCGCAGGAGGTCGACGCGCACATCCAGTACATGCGCGACTTCGCGGACCGGCTGAAGGATTCGGGCGAGTTCGTCGGCGAGGCGGCGCTGGCACCCGAAGGCACCTTCGTCCGGTACGACGGTGAGGGGCGACCGCCGGTGACGGACGGACCGTTCGCCGAGACCAAGGATCTCATCGCCGGCTGGATGATCATCGACGTCGATTCCGGGGACCGCGCGCTCCAGCTGGCCGGGGAGCTCTCCGCCGCTCCCGGGCCAGGCGGGAAGCCGATCCACGAGTGGCTCGAGGTCCGCCCGTTCCTCACCGAGCCACCGAAGACGGTCACCGAATAA
- a CDS encoding class I SAM-dependent methyltransferase, whose protein sequence is MSESVNFDRMADRYDQTRGGEERGRRVAAALAPHLGGHPHGGTLLEIGVGTGLISAGFAGLGWSVVGVDVSERMLAHAARRLPGRVLRADAAAIPFRAGAVDACVAVHVIHLVGDPGAALAEVARVLRPGGRFAFVGAGKHHGSDVAEIVGAMQAELSGGAPRRDDPEAVTRLAERAGLRQMAGLAITDSGRPSTPLESARQIELRTWSHLWSVPPAQWTSVVEPALEALRGLPDPTEPRSDRISTPSLVFAKPAAAG, encoded by the coding sequence GTGTCCGAGTCTGTGAACTTCGACCGCATGGCGGACCGTTACGACCAGACACGCGGCGGTGAGGAACGTGGGCGTCGGGTGGCCGCTGCGCTCGCGCCGCACCTGGGCGGCCACCCGCACGGCGGCACACTGCTGGAGATCGGCGTGGGCACCGGCCTGATCTCCGCCGGGTTCGCCGGGCTCGGATGGTCCGTGGTCGGTGTGGACGTTTCCGAGCGGATGCTCGCCCACGCCGCCCGGCGGCTGCCCGGCCGGGTGCTGCGCGCCGACGCGGCCGCGATCCCCTTCCGGGCCGGAGCCGTCGATGCCTGCGTGGCGGTGCACGTGATCCACCTGGTCGGAGATCCGGGCGCGGCGCTGGCCGAGGTGGCCCGGGTGCTGCGCCCCGGCGGCCGGTTCGCGTTCGTCGGAGCTGGGAAGCATCATGGATCCGACGTGGCCGAGATCGTCGGCGCGATGCAGGCCGAGCTGAGCGGCGGGGCGCCGCGCCGGGACGACCCCGAAGCCGTCACCCGCCTCGCCGAGCGGGCCGGCCTGCGCCAGATGGCAGGCCTCGCCATCACAGACTCGGGACGCCCGTCGACCCCGCTGGAGTCCGCCCGCCAGATCGAGCTGCGGACCTGGTCGCATCTGTGGTCCGTCCCCCCGGCCCAGTGGACGTCGGTCGTCGAGCCGGCGCTGGAAGCGCTGCGTGGCCTCCCGGACCCCACCGAGCCCCGGTCGGACCGGATCAGCACCCCGTCACTCGTCTTCGCGAAGCCCGCCGCGGCCGGCTGA
- a CDS encoding phytanoyl-CoA dioxygenase family protein: MVTAAPTLTEGEVQSFVDDGFVRVPEAFPRTLADEGRSMLWRMTGLDPDDPATWTRPVIRLGGSAGRPFHEAANTARLRSAYDQLVGAGRWLPRTGLGTFPIRFPHADDPGDTGWHMDGGYLPHGATWPWLNIRSRGRALLMLFLFSDVGPDDAPTRIKAGSHLDVPPFLAPAGDQGRDGLELCREMDAAGRLDSPDRPTALATGQAGDVYLCHPFLIHAAQRHRGAVPRFLAQPPLDPAGLLDLERTDGAYSPVELAVRRGLGAGVRHVASVAVASRSQNDTGQDR; encoded by the coding sequence ATGGTGACCGCGGCACCGACGCTGACGGAGGGTGAGGTTCAGAGCTTCGTGGACGACGGGTTCGTCCGGGTGCCCGAGGCGTTCCCGCGAACGTTGGCCGACGAGGGCCGGTCGATGCTGTGGCGGATGACCGGCCTTGACCCCGACGACCCAGCGACCTGGACGAGACCCGTCATCCGCCTCGGCGGAAGCGCCGGTAGGCCGTTCCACGAGGCCGCCAACACAGCACGGCTGCGCAGCGCCTACGACCAGCTCGTGGGGGCCGGGCGGTGGCTGCCCCGCACCGGCCTGGGTACCTTCCCGATCCGGTTCCCCCACGCCGACGACCCTGGTGACACCGGCTGGCACATGGACGGCGGCTATCTTCCGCACGGTGCGACCTGGCCCTGGCTGAACATCAGATCACGTGGCCGCGCGCTGCTGATGCTGTTCCTGTTCTCCGATGTCGGCCCCGACGACGCCCCGACCCGCATCAAGGCCGGATCCCATCTCGACGTCCCGCCCTTCCTCGCGCCCGCCGGCGACCAGGGCCGGGACGGCCTGGAGCTGTGCCGGGAGATGGACGCGGCCGGCAGGCTCGACAGCCCCGACCGCCCGACGGCTCTCGCGACGGGTCAGGCCGGCGACGTCTACCTGTGCCATCCGTTCCTCATCCACGCTGCGCAACGGCACCGCGGGGCCGTGCCGCGTTTCCTCGCCCAGCCGCCGCTCGACCCGGCAGGCCTGCTCGACCTGGAGCGCACCGACGGCGCCTACTCCCCGGTGGAGCTCGCCGTCCGCCGCGGTCTCGGGGCCGGCGTCCGACACGTCGCATCGGTGGCGGTGGCGAGCCGGTCACAGAATGACACCGGTCAAGATCGGTAG
- a CDS encoding glycosyltransferase 87 family protein: MEDALPGTLRRIQPRIAFRVVGIALGLVFTSAFLYFAVTSRLVDLAVYRLGGAAVLDGADPYARLQPDSGLPFTYTPFAAALFAPISLPPPWVAQTLWTTALLVSLYFFGAVSMDAVSMDAVSMDAVSMDAVSNEAVRPQPRSDRRGRILTHGAVAGFALLLEPVRNTFSFGQINTILALMIMIDLFGRLRLLPRGTLVGIAAGIKLTPLIFLPYLLCVGRWRDAVTGTAAFCVTVAVGFAVSAGPSTTFWTHTMLDADHVGGVPYVGNQSLLGVLSRLLAGQDQAQPLYLPIAGLLLVAGLAAAVFLCRTGQPLLGASTCALTGLLVSPVSWSHHWVWLVPLLLCLFTDPARPPWGRAAALTGYALAALAPIWWVPRGDNVEFTHNAWQTACANSYFVAALGLLASLLLFCWRRLSRSRRGWGDPHCADPYGADPYGADPYGVDPNGVDPNDGAPHGGAQEAVTCRRSRLRGRGLTVPGGGADGGTKVDGGTGAGEGGRQ, translated from the coding sequence GTGGAAGACGCATTGCCGGGAACTCTGCGGCGGATCCAGCCCCGGATTGCGTTTCGCGTCGTCGGGATCGCGCTCGGACTCGTCTTCACCAGCGCTTTCCTCTACTTCGCCGTGACAAGCAGGCTGGTGGACCTCGCGGTCTACCGCCTGGGCGGCGCCGCGGTCCTCGACGGCGCGGATCCCTATGCGCGGCTGCAGCCCGATTCCGGGCTCCCGTTCACCTACACGCCTTTCGCCGCCGCTCTCTTCGCGCCGATCTCGCTTCCGCCGCCGTGGGTCGCCCAGACTCTGTGGACCACCGCCCTGCTGGTCAGCCTCTACTTCTTCGGCGCGGTGTCGATGGACGCGGTGTCGATGGACGCGGTGTCGATGGACGCGGTGTCGATGGACGCGGTGTCGAACGAGGCGGTGCGACCCCAGCCCAGGTCGGATCGGCGCGGACGGATCCTGACCCACGGGGCTGTCGCCGGTTTCGCGCTACTGCTCGAACCTGTTCGTAACACCTTCAGCTTTGGTCAGATCAACACGATCCTCGCACTCATGATCATGATTGATCTCTTCGGTCGGCTTCGGCTCCTCCCGCGCGGCACCCTGGTGGGCATCGCCGCCGGGATCAAACTGACGCCCCTCATCTTCCTTCCGTACCTGCTGTGCGTCGGCAGGTGGCGTGACGCCGTGACGGGCACGGCCGCGTTCTGCGTCACCGTGGCGGTCGGGTTCGCTGTAAGCGCCGGCCCCTCGACCACGTTCTGGACGCACACCATGCTGGACGCGGACCACGTGGGCGGCGTCCCGTACGTCGGGAACCAGTCGCTGCTGGGTGTGCTGTCACGCCTGCTGGCAGGCCAGGACCAGGCACAGCCCCTCTACCTGCCGATCGCGGGGCTGTTACTCGTCGCCGGGCTGGCCGCCGCGGTGTTCCTGTGCCGCACCGGTCAGCCGTTGCTGGGCGCCTCGACCTGCGCCCTGACCGGGCTGCTCGTCTCACCGGTCTCCTGGAGCCATCACTGGGTCTGGCTGGTGCCGCTCCTGCTCTGCCTGTTCACCGACCCGGCCAGACCGCCCTGGGGCCGGGCCGCGGCGCTGACCGGCTACGCCCTGGCTGCCCTCGCACCGATCTGGTGGGTGCCTCGGGGCGACAACGTCGAGTTCACGCACAACGCCTGGCAGACCGCCTGCGCGAACAGCTATTTCGTGGCGGCGCTCGGCCTGTTGGCGTCGCTGCTCCTGTTCTGCTGGCGGCGCCTGTCCCGCTCACGGCGTGGCTGGGGCGATCCGCACTGCGCGGATCCGTACGGCGCGGATCCGTACGGCGCGGATCCGTACGGCGTTGATCCGAATGGCGTTGATCCGAACGACGGCGCCCCGCACGGCGGTGCTCAGGAGGCCGTGACCTGCCGGCGCAGCCGGTTACGCGGACGTGGGCTGACCGTGCCCGGGGGCGGCGCCGACGGTGGCACGAAGGTCGACGGCGGTACCGGTGCCGGCGAGGGCGGCAGGCAGTAG